A single Phragmites australis chromosome 4, lpPhrAust1.1, whole genome shotgun sequence DNA region contains:
- the LOC133916809 gene encoding uncharacterized protein LOC133916809 isoform X1 has product MGSGKVFPGAAGASGPPQPPGAVCCICGDRGLLPELFRCSACSVRSQHTYCTERYPKVESYGACNWCLRAGGGVASTSNSPRSTGKVAARPAAHGGTTAGGGRSPKVAVRGDFASSNLSKPIKKQQPPQQRLLLRRSASDLGSRVHDAPPSPGVARGRPRVRRYKLLEEAQFEYDMDSTWAKIKVRIGDRLSIPKIRKRYRTSCLLGLELKTPALVPSPC; this is encoded by the exons ATGGGGAGCGGCAAGGTGTTCCCAGGTGCCGCCGGCGCGAGCggcccgccgcagccgccgggCGCCGTCTGCTGCATATGTGGCGACCGCGGCCTCCTGCCCGAGCTCTTCCGCTGCTCCGCCTGCTCCGTTCGCTCCCAGCACAC ATACTGTACGGAGCGGTACCCGAAGGTGGAGTCGTACGGCGCCTGCAACTGGTGTCTGAGGGCGGGCGGAGGCGTGGCTTCTACTTCTAACTCGCCGAGATCCACCGGCAAAGTGGCCGCCCGGCCTGCTGCTCACGGTGGCACGaccgccggcggcggcagatCGCCGAAGGTTGCCGTTCGTGGCGACTTTGCGTCGTCGAACTTGAGCAAGCCTATCaagaagcagcagccgccgcagcaGCGGCTCCTGCTGCGGCGGTCGGCGTCGGACCTGGGCAGCCGCGTCCACGACGCCCCGCCGTCGCCCGGCGTCGCACGGGGCAGGCCGAGGGTCCGGAGGTACAAGCTCTTGGAAGAG GCTCAGTTCGAATACGACATGGACTCTACTTGGGCCAAAATCAAAGTCCGTATTGGAGACCGTCTCAGCATCCCAAAGATAAGAAAAAGGTACAGGACGTCGTGTTTGTTAGGTCTTGAACTCAAGACTCCTGCTCTAGTGCCATCACCGTGTTAA
- the LOC133916808 gene encoding protein ALTERED SEED GERMINATION 2-like isoform X3: MDATEQLRWRFSDGSVTDLLNARSLHGSPDIKKKVQFHSSLVQKLALEKEMEGHIGCVNAISWNSTGSLLISGSDDTRINIWSYNNRELLHDIDTGHSANIFCTKFVPERCDEVVVSGAGDAEVRVFNMSRLSGRRPREISMEPEAVYQCHSRRVKKLAVEIGNPNVVWSASEDGTLRQHDFRECSSCPRAGSANQECRNVLLDLRCGAKKSLADQPRQPLALKSCDISSVRPHQILVGGSDAFARLYDRRMLPPLGSCQTKRKPPPCVKMFCPLHLADSKKTYLHLTHVAFSPNGKEVLLSYSGEHVYLFDVDPDNMSSVRYTADYVREQLFAPPFHKEPAKQQKFSVNTASRNLCRVDMCRKLMQVAIKSLETSTNLMHGIEACSEVLESVRPDVDDDMRHDCFCTRAGLYLKRKWKNDVYMAIRDCNRARNIDPTSYQAHLYMAEALLQLGRLKEASEYAEAANSLLPPYSQLRKQVDDIKQRVASAEEEKNRMDQNGNAKADRQRGKLRSLSDILLRSDVSGSSSQEGREDSDYDDEMELDYETSVSGDERRENDQGVFQGSLSFRFHQRDDQTNEHTGENGSVESNHNDDSAFLSEVAIDMKQRYVAHCNVGTDIKQASFLGEFIASGSDDGRWFIWEKRTGRLIKMLAGDGAVVNCIQSHPFDCAVATSGIDTTIKLWTPDASATSMVAGPELDVLSAIENNQQKLCRNRQILLPFEFLERFRMHEFAEGFECAQS, encoded by the exons ATGGACGCGACGGAGCAGCTGCGGTGGCGCTTCTCGGACGGCAGCGTCACCGATCTTCTCAACGCCCGCAGCCTCCATGGCTCCCCT GACATTAAGAAGAAAGTACAATTTCATTCTTCTCTAGTGCAAAAGCTTGCTTTGGAAAAGGAGATGGAG GGTCACATAGGTTGCGTGAATGCCATCTCATGGAATTCAACTGGCTCACTTCTCATATCAGGATCAGATGACACTAGA ATTAACATCTGGAGTTATAATAATCGAGAGCTGTTGCATGATATTGACACCGGACATTCGGCAAATATCTTCtgcacaaaatttgtcccagaAAGATGTGACGAAGTAGTAGTCTCTGGAGCAGGAGATGCAGAG GTTCGTGTTTTCAATATGTCTCGTTTAAGTGGTAGAAGGCCTAGAGAAATTTCTATGGAACCAGAGGCAGTTTACCAGTGTCACTCAAGAAGGGTCAAGAAACTAGCT GTTGAAATTGGCAATCCTAATGTAGTGTGGAGCGCAAGTGAGGATGGTACTCTGAGACAGCATGATTTTCGGGAGTGTAGTTCCTGCCCTCGTGCAGGATCTGCTAATCAGGAATGCCGTAATGTGCTT CTTGATCTACGATGTGGAGCTAAGAAGTCATTAGCTGATCAACCCAGACAACCATTGGCACTAAAGTCTTGTGATATTAGCTCTGTTCGTCCCCATCAAATCCTTGTTGGTGGGAG CGATGCATTTGCTCGGCTGTACGATAGGAGAATGCTTCCGCCATTGGGCTCATGTCAAACCAAAAGGAAGCCACCGCCATGCGTTAAAATGTTCTGCCCGTTGCATCTTGCTGACAGT AAGAAGACATATTTGCACCTTACACATGTTGCATTTAGCCCAAACGGGAAGGAGGTTCTTTTAAGTTACAGTGGTGAACATGTTTATCTCTTTGATGTTGATCCAG ATAATATGAGTTCAGTGAGATACACAGCTGATTATGTACGAGAGCAACTATTTGCACCCCCTTTTCACAAAGAACCAGCAAAACAACAGAAGTTTTCAGTAAACACAGCTTCAAGGAATTTGTGTAGG GTAGATATGTGCAGGAAACTTATGCAAGTTGCGATAAAATCTCTGGAGACGAGCACTAACTTAATGCATGGGATTGAAGCATGCAGTGAAGTACTTGAGTCGGTCAGacctgatgttgatgatgacatGAGGCACGATTGCTTTTGTACTCGGGCAGGACTGTACCTAAAG AGGAAGTGGAAAAATGATGTTTACATGGCAATTCGAGATTGCAACAGAGCGCGGAATATTGATCCCACATCCTATCAAGCACATTTATATATGGCAGAGGCACTATTACAG TTAGGAAGACTGAAGGAGGCATCTGAGTATGCAGAAGCGGCAAATAGTCTTCTTCCACCTTATTCTCAATTGAGGAAGCAGGTTGATGATATAAAGCAGCGTGTTGCTTCAG ctgaagaagagaaaaatagaatGGATCAGAATGGGAATGCTAAAGCTGATAGACAACGTGGAAAATTACGCTCATTGAGTGATATATTGTTGAGATCCGATGTTAGTGGTTCTTCATCACAGGAGGGACGAGAAGATTCAGATTATGATGATGAAATGGAGTTAGACTATGAGACATCAGTATCGGGTGACGAACGTCGTGAGAATGATCAAGGTGTCTTTCAGGGTAGTTTAAGTTTCAGATTTCATCAAAGAGATGATCAAACTAATGAACACACTGGTGAGAATGGATCGGTTGAGTCCAATCATAATGATGATTCCGCCTTTCTG TCGGAAGTTGCCATTGATATGAAACAAAGATATGTTGCACACTGCAATGTGGGGACAGATATAAAACAAGCTAGCTTTCTTG GGGAGTTTATTGCCAGCGGAAGTGATGATGGTAGGTGGTTCATATGGGAGAAGAGAACAGGAAGGCTTATTAAAATGCTTGCAGGGGATGGAGCTG TTGTGAACTGCATACAGTCTCATCCCTTCGATTGTGCTGTTGCAACAAGTGGAATTGATACTACAATAAAG CTATGGACACCCGATGCAAGTGCTACATCTATGGTTGCTGGACCAGAACTTGATGTGTTGAGTGCCATAGAGAATAATCAGCAGAAGTTATGTCGGAACCGTCAAATTTTGCT gccttttgaatttttggaacGATTTCGGATGCATGAGTTTGCTGAAGGTTTTGAGTGTGCGCAGAGTTGA
- the LOC133916808 gene encoding protein ALTERED SEED GERMINATION 2-like isoform X1 → MDATEQLRWRFSDGSVTDLLNARSLHGSPDIKKKVQFHSSLVQKLALEKEMEGHIGCVNAISWNSTGSLLISGSDDTRINIWSYNNRELLHDIDTGHSANIFCTKFVPERCDEVVVSGAGDAEVRVFNMSRLSGRRPREISMEPEAVYQCHSRRVKKLAVEIGNPNVVWSASEDGTLRQHDFRECSSCPRAGSANQECRNVLLDLRCGAKKSLADQPRQPLALKSCDISSVRPHQILVGGSDAFARLYDRRMLPPLGSCQTKRKPPPCVKMFCPLHLADSKKTYLHLTHVAFSPNGKEVLLSYSGEHVYLFDVDPDNMSSVRYTADYVREQLFAPPFHKEPAKQQKFSVNTASRNLCRVDMCRKLMQVAIKSLETSTNLMHGIEACSEVLESVRPDVDDDMRHDCFCTRAGLYLKRKWKNDVYMAIRDCNRARNIDPTSYQAHLYMAEALLQLGRLKEASEYAEAANSLLPPYSQLRKQVDDIKQRVASAEEEKNRMDQNGNAKADRQRGKLRSLSDILLRSDVSGSSSQEGREDSDYDDEMELDYETSVSGDERRENDQGVFQGSLSFRFHQRDDQTNEHTGENGSVESNHNDDSAFLSEVAIDMKQRYVAHCNVGTDIKQASFLGEQGEFIASGSDDGRWFIWEKRTGRLIKMLAGDGAVVNCIQSHPFDCAVATSGIDTTIKLWTPDASATSMVAGPELDVLSAIENNQQKLCRNRQILLPFEFLERFRMHEFAEGFECAQS, encoded by the exons ATGGACGCGACGGAGCAGCTGCGGTGGCGCTTCTCGGACGGCAGCGTCACCGATCTTCTCAACGCCCGCAGCCTCCATGGCTCCCCT GACATTAAGAAGAAAGTACAATTTCATTCTTCTCTAGTGCAAAAGCTTGCTTTGGAAAAGGAGATGGAG GGTCACATAGGTTGCGTGAATGCCATCTCATGGAATTCAACTGGCTCACTTCTCATATCAGGATCAGATGACACTAGA ATTAACATCTGGAGTTATAATAATCGAGAGCTGTTGCATGATATTGACACCGGACATTCGGCAAATATCTTCtgcacaaaatttgtcccagaAAGATGTGACGAAGTAGTAGTCTCTGGAGCAGGAGATGCAGAG GTTCGTGTTTTCAATATGTCTCGTTTAAGTGGTAGAAGGCCTAGAGAAATTTCTATGGAACCAGAGGCAGTTTACCAGTGTCACTCAAGAAGGGTCAAGAAACTAGCT GTTGAAATTGGCAATCCTAATGTAGTGTGGAGCGCAAGTGAGGATGGTACTCTGAGACAGCATGATTTTCGGGAGTGTAGTTCCTGCCCTCGTGCAGGATCTGCTAATCAGGAATGCCGTAATGTGCTT CTTGATCTACGATGTGGAGCTAAGAAGTCATTAGCTGATCAACCCAGACAACCATTGGCACTAAAGTCTTGTGATATTAGCTCTGTTCGTCCCCATCAAATCCTTGTTGGTGGGAG CGATGCATTTGCTCGGCTGTACGATAGGAGAATGCTTCCGCCATTGGGCTCATGTCAAACCAAAAGGAAGCCACCGCCATGCGTTAAAATGTTCTGCCCGTTGCATCTTGCTGACAGT AAGAAGACATATTTGCACCTTACACATGTTGCATTTAGCCCAAACGGGAAGGAGGTTCTTTTAAGTTACAGTGGTGAACATGTTTATCTCTTTGATGTTGATCCAG ATAATATGAGTTCAGTGAGATACACAGCTGATTATGTACGAGAGCAACTATTTGCACCCCCTTTTCACAAAGAACCAGCAAAACAACAGAAGTTTTCAGTAAACACAGCTTCAAGGAATTTGTGTAGG GTAGATATGTGCAGGAAACTTATGCAAGTTGCGATAAAATCTCTGGAGACGAGCACTAACTTAATGCATGGGATTGAAGCATGCAGTGAAGTACTTGAGTCGGTCAGacctgatgttgatgatgacatGAGGCACGATTGCTTTTGTACTCGGGCAGGACTGTACCTAAAG AGGAAGTGGAAAAATGATGTTTACATGGCAATTCGAGATTGCAACAGAGCGCGGAATATTGATCCCACATCCTATCAAGCACATTTATATATGGCAGAGGCACTATTACAG TTAGGAAGACTGAAGGAGGCATCTGAGTATGCAGAAGCGGCAAATAGTCTTCTTCCACCTTATTCTCAATTGAGGAAGCAGGTTGATGATATAAAGCAGCGTGTTGCTTCAG ctgaagaagagaaaaatagaatGGATCAGAATGGGAATGCTAAAGCTGATAGACAACGTGGAAAATTACGCTCATTGAGTGATATATTGTTGAGATCCGATGTTAGTGGTTCTTCATCACAGGAGGGACGAGAAGATTCAGATTATGATGATGAAATGGAGTTAGACTATGAGACATCAGTATCGGGTGACGAACGTCGTGAGAATGATCAAGGTGTCTTTCAGGGTAGTTTAAGTTTCAGATTTCATCAAAGAGATGATCAAACTAATGAACACACTGGTGAGAATGGATCGGTTGAGTCCAATCATAATGATGATTCCGCCTTTCTG TCGGAAGTTGCCATTGATATGAAACAAAGATATGTTGCACACTGCAATGTGGGGACAGATATAAAACAAGCTAGCTTTCTTGGTGAGCAAG GGGAGTTTATTGCCAGCGGAAGTGATGATGGTAGGTGGTTCATATGGGAGAAGAGAACAGGAAGGCTTATTAAAATGCTTGCAGGGGATGGAGCTG TTGTGAACTGCATACAGTCTCATCCCTTCGATTGTGCTGTTGCAACAAGTGGAATTGATACTACAATAAAG CTATGGACACCCGATGCAAGTGCTACATCTATGGTTGCTGGACCAGAACTTGATGTGTTGAGTGCCATAGAGAATAATCAGCAGAAGTTATGTCGGAACCGTCAAATTTTGCT gccttttgaatttttggaacGATTTCGGATGCATGAGTTTGCTGAAGGTTTTGAGTGTGCGCAGAGTTGA
- the LOC133916808 gene encoding protein ALTERED SEED GERMINATION 2-like isoform X2, whose amino-acid sequence MDATEQLRWRFSDGSVTDLLNARSLHGSPDIKKKVQFHSSLVQKLALEKEMEGHIGCVNAISWNSTGSLLISGSDDTRINIWSYNNRELLHDIDTGHSANIFCTKFVPERCDEVVVSGAGDAEVRVFNMSRLSGRRPREISMEPEAVYQCHSRRVKKLAVEIGNPNVVWSASEDGTLRQHDFRECSSCPRAGSANQECRNVLLDLRCGAKKSLADQPRQPLALKSCDISSVRPHQILVGGSDAFARLYDRRMLPPLGSCQTKRKPPPCVKMFCPLHLADSKTYLHLTHVAFSPNGKEVLLSYSGEHVYLFDVDPDNMSSVRYTADYVREQLFAPPFHKEPAKQQKFSVNTASRNLCRVDMCRKLMQVAIKSLETSTNLMHGIEACSEVLESVRPDVDDDMRHDCFCTRAGLYLKRKWKNDVYMAIRDCNRARNIDPTSYQAHLYMAEALLQLGRLKEASEYAEAANSLLPPYSQLRKQVDDIKQRVASAEEEKNRMDQNGNAKADRQRGKLRSLSDILLRSDVSGSSSQEGREDSDYDDEMELDYETSVSGDERRENDQGVFQGSLSFRFHQRDDQTNEHTGENGSVESNHNDDSAFLSEVAIDMKQRYVAHCNVGTDIKQASFLGEQGEFIASGSDDGRWFIWEKRTGRLIKMLAGDGAVVNCIQSHPFDCAVATSGIDTTIKLWTPDASATSMVAGPELDVLSAIENNQQKLCRNRQILLPFEFLERFRMHEFAEGFECAQS is encoded by the exons ATGGACGCGACGGAGCAGCTGCGGTGGCGCTTCTCGGACGGCAGCGTCACCGATCTTCTCAACGCCCGCAGCCTCCATGGCTCCCCT GACATTAAGAAGAAAGTACAATTTCATTCTTCTCTAGTGCAAAAGCTTGCTTTGGAAAAGGAGATGGAG GGTCACATAGGTTGCGTGAATGCCATCTCATGGAATTCAACTGGCTCACTTCTCATATCAGGATCAGATGACACTAGA ATTAACATCTGGAGTTATAATAATCGAGAGCTGTTGCATGATATTGACACCGGACATTCGGCAAATATCTTCtgcacaaaatttgtcccagaAAGATGTGACGAAGTAGTAGTCTCTGGAGCAGGAGATGCAGAG GTTCGTGTTTTCAATATGTCTCGTTTAAGTGGTAGAAGGCCTAGAGAAATTTCTATGGAACCAGAGGCAGTTTACCAGTGTCACTCAAGAAGGGTCAAGAAACTAGCT GTTGAAATTGGCAATCCTAATGTAGTGTGGAGCGCAAGTGAGGATGGTACTCTGAGACAGCATGATTTTCGGGAGTGTAGTTCCTGCCCTCGTGCAGGATCTGCTAATCAGGAATGCCGTAATGTGCTT CTTGATCTACGATGTGGAGCTAAGAAGTCATTAGCTGATCAACCCAGACAACCATTGGCACTAAAGTCTTGTGATATTAGCTCTGTTCGTCCCCATCAAATCCTTGTTGGTGGGAG CGATGCATTTGCTCGGCTGTACGATAGGAGAATGCTTCCGCCATTGGGCTCATGTCAAACCAAAAGGAAGCCACCGCCATGCGTTAAAATGTTCTGCCCGTTGCATCTTGCTGACAGT AAGACATATTTGCACCTTACACATGTTGCATTTAGCCCAAACGGGAAGGAGGTTCTTTTAAGTTACAGTGGTGAACATGTTTATCTCTTTGATGTTGATCCAG ATAATATGAGTTCAGTGAGATACACAGCTGATTATGTACGAGAGCAACTATTTGCACCCCCTTTTCACAAAGAACCAGCAAAACAACAGAAGTTTTCAGTAAACACAGCTTCAAGGAATTTGTGTAGG GTAGATATGTGCAGGAAACTTATGCAAGTTGCGATAAAATCTCTGGAGACGAGCACTAACTTAATGCATGGGATTGAAGCATGCAGTGAAGTACTTGAGTCGGTCAGacctgatgttgatgatgacatGAGGCACGATTGCTTTTGTACTCGGGCAGGACTGTACCTAAAG AGGAAGTGGAAAAATGATGTTTACATGGCAATTCGAGATTGCAACAGAGCGCGGAATATTGATCCCACATCCTATCAAGCACATTTATATATGGCAGAGGCACTATTACAG TTAGGAAGACTGAAGGAGGCATCTGAGTATGCAGAAGCGGCAAATAGTCTTCTTCCACCTTATTCTCAATTGAGGAAGCAGGTTGATGATATAAAGCAGCGTGTTGCTTCAG ctgaagaagagaaaaatagaatGGATCAGAATGGGAATGCTAAAGCTGATAGACAACGTGGAAAATTACGCTCATTGAGTGATATATTGTTGAGATCCGATGTTAGTGGTTCTTCATCACAGGAGGGACGAGAAGATTCAGATTATGATGATGAAATGGAGTTAGACTATGAGACATCAGTATCGGGTGACGAACGTCGTGAGAATGATCAAGGTGTCTTTCAGGGTAGTTTAAGTTTCAGATTTCATCAAAGAGATGATCAAACTAATGAACACACTGGTGAGAATGGATCGGTTGAGTCCAATCATAATGATGATTCCGCCTTTCTG TCGGAAGTTGCCATTGATATGAAACAAAGATATGTTGCACACTGCAATGTGGGGACAGATATAAAACAAGCTAGCTTTCTTGGTGAGCAAG GGGAGTTTATTGCCAGCGGAAGTGATGATGGTAGGTGGTTCATATGGGAGAAGAGAACAGGAAGGCTTATTAAAATGCTTGCAGGGGATGGAGCTG TTGTGAACTGCATACAGTCTCATCCCTTCGATTGTGCTGTTGCAACAAGTGGAATTGATACTACAATAAAG CTATGGACACCCGATGCAAGTGCTACATCTATGGTTGCTGGACCAGAACTTGATGTGTTGAGTGCCATAGAGAATAATCAGCAGAAGTTATGTCGGAACCGTCAAATTTTGCT gccttttgaatttttggaacGATTTCGGATGCATGAGTTTGCTGAAGGTTTTGAGTGTGCGCAGAGTTGA
- the LOC133916809 gene encoding uncharacterized protein LOC133916809 isoform X2, translating to MGSGKVFPGAAGASGPPQPPGAVCCICGDRGLLPELFRCSACSVRSQHTYCTERYPKVESYGACNWCLRAGGGVASTSNSPRSTGKVAARPAAHGGTTAGGGRSPKVAVRGDFASSNLSKPIKKQQPPQQRLLLRRSASDLGSRVHDAPPSPGVARGRPRVRRYKLLEEVITS from the exons ATGGGGAGCGGCAAGGTGTTCCCAGGTGCCGCCGGCGCGAGCggcccgccgcagccgccgggCGCCGTCTGCTGCATATGTGGCGACCGCGGCCTCCTGCCCGAGCTCTTCCGCTGCTCCGCCTGCTCCGTTCGCTCCCAGCACAC ATACTGTACGGAGCGGTACCCGAAGGTGGAGTCGTACGGCGCCTGCAACTGGTGTCTGAGGGCGGGCGGAGGCGTGGCTTCTACTTCTAACTCGCCGAGATCCACCGGCAAAGTGGCCGCCCGGCCTGCTGCTCACGGTGGCACGaccgccggcggcggcagatCGCCGAAGGTTGCCGTTCGTGGCGACTTTGCGTCGTCGAACTTGAGCAAGCCTATCaagaagcagcagccgccgcagcaGCGGCTCCTGCTGCGGCGGTCGGCGTCGGACCTGGGCAGCCGCGTCCACGACGCCCCGCCGTCGCCCGGCGTCGCACGGGGCAGGCCGAGGGTCCGGAGGTACAAGCTCTTGGAAGAGGTGATCACTAGCTAA